The following coding sequences lie in one Rutidosis leptorrhynchoides isolate AG116_Rl617_1_P2 chromosome 4, CSIRO_AGI_Rlap_v1, whole genome shotgun sequence genomic window:
- the LOC139903961 gene encoding glutamate receptor 2.7-like encodes MENIICHHTVVLAFVMITISFICVTTEKIKIEIGVILDMETSIGKMSSTCISMALRDFYQQHVNYTTEIQLHFRDAKQDNVQAASAAIDLLKNDQVMAILGPMRSAQADFVINIGNKSNVPIISPATSPYLSTDDNVYFIRTAPDSSLQLEPIAELINHFKWKEIVFIYEAGEYGRGLVPYLSEAMMNIDTKVMSRNAISPSASDDSILEKLYKLKTMQTRVFVVHVLPDLAVRFFKKANEAGMMEEGYVWIITEVLTSRLHSFDHTVIDSMQGVLGVKSYIPRSNELVKFEKQWKRQFMKQYPEDDVTELDMFGIWTYDTFFVLAMALERIGLSEMNTSFKRQRNSTTDLGATGISEMGSRILPWIRNSCFKGLSGDFRIVNGQLQWSVHQIVNVIGTKENGIGFWTSKNGISKKLNEQTNNLRAVIWPGDSHVIPKGWEIPTSNVNTLRVGVPVQRGFGVFIDANTNPQTNQVIITGFVVDVFNAVIDALPYAVKHEFVTGTYIGLMYGLSDGTYDAVAGDITIRANRADIVDFTLPYTESGVSMIVAIKDERKSAWIFMRPLEKELWITIGAFFIYTGLVVWILEHQVNKEFRGPPHKQVGMIFWFSFSTLVFAHREKVMSNLSRFVVVVWVFVVLVLTSSYTASLTSMLTVQQLRPTYTDIHEIMRNGESVGYQDGSFVLEILKDMGFDDSKVKNYSTFEQYDEALQKGSKNGGVSAIMDELPYNRVFLAKYCSNYTMTGPIYKSAGFGFAFPKGSPLVHDVSTAVLKVTENQMTNLSRKWFGDSASCDQQNDPTVTSDKLTLDSFKGLFLIAGLSSTSALMFFFLNFLYQNRRMLSSQDSVSQKLVAIAKTFDLFKDDESKRATAEVAAVDESVIADSINNSPANNIFHQDEGFLTNEPGTPVRDSIELIETTAQQRTPVRLTIQVLETSVESRV; translated from the exons ATGGAGAATATAATATGTCACCATACAGTAGTACTAGCCTTTGTAATGATTACTATAAGTTTTATATGTGTTACAACAGAAAAAATAAAGATAGAAATAGGTGTCATTTTGGATATGGAAACAAGCATTGGTAAGATGAGCAGTACCTGCATTTCAATGGCGTTACGTGATTTCTATCAGCAACACGTAAACTATACCACCGAAATTCAGCTTCACTTTCGTGATGCTAAACAAGACAACGTTCAAGCCGCTTCAGCAGCCATCGACCTGTTGAAAAACGATCAAGTCATGGCTATTTTAGGACCCATGAGATCTGCACAAGCAGATTTTGTGATTAACATCGGTAACAAATCAAATGTTCCTATAATCTCGCCTGCAACTAGCCCTTATCTTTCCACAGACGACAACGTTTACTTCATTCGTACTGCACCTGATTCGTCCTTACAACTCGAACCCATTGCAGAATTGATCAACCACTTTAAATGGAAAGAAATAGTGTTTATTTATGAAGCTGGTGAATATGGGAGAGGCCTTGTTCCTTATTTATCGGAAGCCATGATGAATATTGATACAAAAGTTATGTCTCGTAACGCTATATCTCCTTCCGCTTCAGATGATTCGATCCTTGAAAAGCTTTACAAGCTGAAAACAATGCAGACTCGTGTTTTTGTTGTACACGTGTTGCCCGATTTGGCGGTGCGATTTTTCAAGAAAGCAAATGAAGCAGGAATGATGGAAGAAGGTTATGTTTGGATCATAACTGAAGTGCTCACGAGCCGTTTACATTCTTTCGATCATACGGTTATAGATTCGATGCAAGGAGTATTAGGTGTGAAGTCTTATATCCCGAGGTCTAACGAGCTAGTAAAGTTTGAGAAACAATGGAAACGACAATTTATGAAACAATATCCTGAAGACGATGTTACGGAACTAGACATGTTTGGGATATGGACATACGATACATTTTTTGTGTTGGCAATGGCACTGGAGAGAATCGGATTAAGTGAAATGAATACTAGTTTCAAACGACAACGGAACTCAACAACTGATTTGGGTGCTACTGGAATATCTGAAATGGGGTCAAGGATTCTTCCATGGATCCGAAATTCATGCTTTAAAGGGCTAAGTGGCGATTTCCGTATAGTTAACGGACAGTTACAATGGTCGGTTCACCAGATTGTGAACGTAATAGGAACGAAGGAGAATGGTATCGGGTTTTGGACTTCTAAAAACGGCATCTCGAAGAAATTAAACGAACAAACGAATAATCTTAGGGCCGTTATATGGCCTGGTGACAGTCATGTCATACCTAAAGGATGGGAGATTCCAACGAGCAACGTAAACACGTTAAGAGTCGGCGTACCTGTACAACGGGGGTTTGGCGTGTTTATTGATGCTAATACCAACCCTCAAACAAACCAAGTAATCATTACTGGGTTTGTTGTGGACGTTTTCAACGCAGTTATTGATGCACTTCCTTACGCTGTCAAACATGAGTTCGTAACAGGAACCTATATCGGTCTTATGTACGGTCTCTCTGATGGG ACATATGATGCAGTGGCTGGAGATATTACAATACGTGCAAACCGTGCGGATATTGTTGATTTCACGTTACCGTACACAGAATCAGGCGTGTCGATGATTGTTGCGATCAAGGATGAGAGGAAGAGCGCATGGATCTTCATGAGACCATTAGAGAAAGAGCTTTGGATAACGATTGGTGCGTTTTTCATCTACACAGGACTCGTGGTATGGATTCTAGAACATCAAGTAAACAAAGAGTTTCGCGGGCCACCTCATAAACAAGTCGGGATGATATTCTGGTTTTCCTTCTCCACGCTCGTGTTTGCCCATC GGGAGAAGGTGATGAGTAACTTATCGAGATTTGTGGTAGTTGTGTGGGTGTTTGTGGTACTCGTGCTCACTTCAAGCTACACAGCAAGCTTGACATCTATGTTAACCGTACAACAGCTTAGGCCGACGTACACTGATATTCATGAGATCATGAGAAACGGTGAATCAGTAGGATACCAAGATGGTTCTTTCGTATTAGAGATTTTGAAAGATATGGGTTTTGATGATAGCAAGGTAAAAAACTACAGCACGTTTGAGCAGTATGACGAAGCCCTCCAAAAAGGAAGTAAAAATGGAGGTGTTTCCGCGATTATGGATGAACTCCCCTATAATAGAGTTTTCTTGGCAAAATATTGTTCCAATTATACCATGACTGGTCCCATTTACAAATCCGCAGGCTTTGGTTTT GCATTTCCAAAAGGGTCTCCACTAGTCCATGATGTTTCAACAGCAGTCCTGAAAGTAACAGAAAATCAAATGACGAACCTTTCAAGAAAGTGGTTCGGTGATTCGGCCAGTTGTGATCAGCAGAACGATCCTACGGTCACCTCCGACAAGCTCACACTTGATAGCTTCAAGGGACTTTTTCTCATTGCTGGCTTATCATCAACTTCTGCACTCATGTTTTTCTTCCTAAATTTTCTTTATCAGAATAGACGAATGTTATCTTCACAAGATTCAGTTAGTCAAAAGCTAGTTGCAATTGCAAAAACTTTTGACTTGTTCAAGGACGACGAATCCAAAAGGGCCACCGCAGAGGTAGCAGCAGTAGATGAATCTGTCATTGCGGACAGTATTAATAATAGTCCCGCAAACAACATATTTCATCAAGATGAAGGCTTTTTAACTAATGAACCCGGGACACCGGTACGTGACAGTATTGAACTCATAGAAACTACTGCTCAACAGAGGACACCAGTTCGTCTCACCATTCAAGTCCTAGAAACTAGTGTTGAGAGCCGGGTTTAA